The genomic interval ACTTCCACCAAGGTGTTAACGGCAACAGTCGGCGAAATCTGGGCCAGTTTCACCGACTCGAGGGGACAATAGAACCGGCGAAATAGCAGTGAGTGCTGACGTTTTTGTCCGTTTCAGCGGTTGACGCGGGTGTCGGGGTTGCCGGGTACCCCTACGGTAGGTGCCCTAAGGGGGCGGGGCAATTGCGCGGCGCGCAGAGCGCGCGCCGCGCTAGCGAAAAGTCAGGCCGGCCGATTCAAGACAGTACAACCGTGCCGCTCCACCAGTAGAAAAGGCTGGTACTTCGATAACGATTCTTGTCGAGTCCGCTTAGGGGGGAAGAGAGTAGACTATGATCGAGCGATAAGTACAGAGCACGTAAATCCCGAATCGTCAAACTGATGCCCATAACACAAATTCCAACATCAAAAAATACATACATGATATGCGGGTATAGAGACTATGACTTCCCCATTTGATACCCGCGATCTACTCCAAGAGAGTACGCCTGTCGCAATCATCTTACTGTTCTGGGTTGTTCTCTCTTCGATTGTTACTCACTCCATCGCCAACGGTTTGCTCCGCGCTGGCGTCATAATGGCACTTCTCTACACTATTGTGCGCGGTGTCACGTTGGCACGGACACACCAGCCAACTCCTCAGCCTGATGGCCTTGAAGGGGTCCTGCGGGAGAACGTGAAAGTAGCGCTTCCAGCAGGCGTGTGGTTCCTTGCCGCTCATATCGTCTACTCCATCGAAACGTTATGGAATAGCTTGGGCATCCCCGTATCGGTTACTTTCCTTGCGGAGACTCTCTCATTTATCTTCATCGGGGCTGGCGTTGCCGTTGTCCTACTCTACGCTATTGCGGTTGGTCTGCCTCGCGTACGCGGTAACACACCCAACAAGGGAAACGATATGACTGGTGCTACTCCCGCTAACGACTGACAGATGTCACCAAAATGGACGTAGGTTTAGTTTGGTAGTTGATCTGTTGTACCTGCACACGTAGTTATTGCGGCGTTTAGCCAATCTCCAAGTGAATAGAAGATAATGAAGCACCCTTTCGGCTCAACTGCTCGGAGTTGCGCGTCACGAAGAACGGTTTCCGCAATATGAACACGAACCGCGTACCAGTCGTGTTCATATTCGGCTCATCCCCCATAAGATCGCGCCGGTAGCCGCGCCGATTACGACAGACCTGAACCTCTCTTTATAAACTGTTACCGTTTGAGTGAACCGAAAAAACTAGGATAGGCGGGTTGTGTTCACGGCCATGTCTCACAACGAGACTCCCGGATCGGTACGCATCCGGACCGACGACGGTAACGAGTGGCGCTTCAACGCCATCCAGAAAGCTTCCCGCTTCTACGACTGCAACCGATCGAACGCGATCGCGTTCGCATGCAACGATGTAGACGCGCTGGTCTCCGCAGCTCGGCGCGTCCTTGAGCGAGATGACCTCACTTGCGAGCAACGTCAGGAGATCGCCGAGACTCTCAGCACTCGAGCCGTCAGTTTCGACCTCGAGAGTTCCGTCTCAGTGACGACGAAGGGGGAGATGTAACGTGAGAAAATAAACACTGAGCTTTTAGCTGGTAGCGCAAACAGCCGGCCTCAACACAGTCGGTCAACGAGGCCGTCCAAGACATCTGCGACCGGACGAAGCGCAACAGTGTGCGGGTTGAACGTTGCTGTCCGTCTTTGACTATACTGGCTCTGTTGAAATCCTCAGAGAGTTACAAGTCCGTTCGGTAGTTTGACCGGATGCAAGCCCTCCCAAAGTCGCGGTTACTCCGGTTTGTTGAGCAGGCATTTCACTTGGCTCGTCGAGCTGTCACTCGCTACTCTTCGAAGTTCTCGAAACGACGATACACACTTCATCAGCACCGTCCGCTCACGACTTTGGTGGAAGCAGTTCCGTGAACTCGTTGTCGGCTGTCTCACTCACAACCTCGACAAGGCACTCTGAACGTTCAATAGAGTAGCTCTATCAACCAGAGCTGTACGATAGTAGACGGAGCAAATTCCTATGACCATCTGCTGAGGATGTGTTGCCAAATAGGAGTACGACCCAAGATGAGAAGCGCAAGGGTCAGGACGCCGCTAGCGAGATCGATAGCAGGCGTGACCGTGAGGAAACGACTCGGGGTTAGTTCGGAGACCACATACGCGATGACAACCTCATTGTGTCACTCGTGATTTTTGTCTCAACGATGCTAGTTGGATCTCTACTTAATATGCTCTACAAGCGATACGGTGCAGGGGAATTCTATCGTAAAATGGATTCACGAACTCGGATCCTCCTCCAAAATCTGACAATAGTATATGCTCACTTTCTTGTCCTCTGGTAGTGGTGTCCGCGAAGCCGGTCCTCGAGGACAATACACTGCTAACAGAGAGAAATTACCGCACTTAGATCCCCCATTCATCATGTTCTGTAGGGGTGAAAGTGCGGATCGAGGACACTGTGCAAGTCAAGCCACTCGCTATAAGAGTGTTAAATCGGGGCAAAAGTATGCCCCGACAATTAATTAAGGATGCCACCTATACGACAGATGTGAGCGCTCAATTAGCATCCACCGTCGAGGAGCGGTTAGAATCACCGACGGTGGGCGAGACAGTCACGCTTATTGTTGGTGTGACTGGTGAGACTTCAATTGCTGTTGAGCAAATTTCTACCGTCGGTGGAGAAGTAGAGGAAGAACTTCCATACGAGTCACTGGCTGTGTCCATCGACGAATCGGATCTCGAGTCCCTCTGTAATCTCGATGTTGTCGAATCAGTCGAGATCGAGAAAGAGTATGGGACTCGAGGTGGTACGGATTTTCGCTCCCGTTAGCGTTTAGCGATATCGAGGAAATGCGTCGATCCGTCTGTAGTAATTATATAGATCTGTGCGAAATTCCTTCTTTTTCGGGTCTCGAAGTGAATGCTTCAGTTGCAATCATCGACTCCGTTTATAACTTGCCGGAGGAATTTGAGGAACACATTGATTCAGATAGAACGGAGGATTTCGTCGGTCGCCCTGGTCTCGACGACACAACCGGACATGGAACAACAGTTTCCAATATTTTATACGCCTTTTCGAGGAATGTAGAGTTCAATTTCTATAGAGCAGTTCGCGAAACAGGTACTGTCCTTCAGCGTGACCTCCTCAAAGCGATTGGGAGAGCCCATCAAACTCATGACACAGATATAATCAATCTCTCACTCGGCTATGACCACTCCCATGATGGGGTCTCATGCGATATGCCAAATGAACCGTGTAAGGTTCGCGAAGCGGCCAAACGTGCTATCGACGATGGCATCACAGTTGTTGCAGCTGCCGGAAATGCAGACGAAAGCGACGAAGCGGAGAATGATGAGGGTGTCTGTTGCCCCGCCCTACTTAATGAGGTTATTAGCGTGGGTGGTATGTTCCCAGTGTGTACTGCCACTGCTGAAGAAGAACACACCTCAACGACTGTCGGTCCGAATACGAGGATGCTTCCACCGTTTGCCGGCTGGATTCACACAGGAGATCCAAGTGAGGTGATATCTCCACTTTGTACTGGACTCGGGTGTTCACCCACAGAAAACTGTGGCGGGAATTTGGCAATAACGGAGTGGGGAGGAAACGTCGACCACGAACCGAGTGAGATCGACGTGTTAGCCCCTGGAACATTCCCGTTGCGAAATTTAGACGGGGAACCTGATATTACAGAGGGTACAAGTTTCGCTGTACCGGTCGTTACTGCTGTTGTCGCTGAAATAACGGCATTCCTGAAGGCTCATGATGAAGCCGTACTTCCAACTCAAATACAGGCTGCTCTGGCAAACACAGCAGAGGAAGTTCAACACGGAGATGGACTATATTTACAAGGGGCTTCTGCACTAAAGCGTATCTCGTCACGGAAAGATCTCAGAGGTAATTTCACACGTCGCCCTGACGATCTCGGATTCGATCATACCTAAGTATCGGCGTTTTTCGCTGTCCGACAATCGATGGAGAGTCGGACAGGAGATCGTGAACCAGCGGTAAGCACAGGGAGCTAACCGGACAGAGAGATATTGTAAATATTTTACATTTTATTACCTATTCCATGAGTATGAGGCTCGGACAAAATGTAAGGAATTCACGGCTACTGATATCGATTGGAGGGCTGGCTTTGGTAATTCAGTCGGTAGTATTTCAAGGCACCTTCGGAATTGTGGAAAATCCCGGAGTTTCCGGAGTCCTTCGAGACGTGCTGAGCGGTGGTCTATTGCTAGTGGCAACAATTTTCCTCTTCAGTGGAGTGTATCTACGCCTACGCGATTCTCGATAAATATGCAGACGTAGTTACTGGAAGGACTGTGTCCGAGAATTCCGTCCTCGAGGACGCGATAAGTACAGGGTAACGATGTAACGGTGCGGGTCACAATTTGGCCATTGTCTATCAAGACCGGCGTGCTGAATACAGAGCGTGAATTGAACGGTAGGATAGAGAACGTCGAGCGCGGGGTCAATGGAGGCGCGACGAAAACAGTCCAAGAACTGTGAGGCTCCAGAAAAGGAGTCCAAGCCCATAGAAGAGGAGACGCATCCGAACTGGAATGTCGGAGGATACCCCCGGCCAGGATTCCATATGTTCGGTCATCATTCTTACCTCACTACTCTCATCGTGCCCGATCCTACCCGCAGTAGCTAATCCAGAAGTACCACCTTGTCCAGTAGTGCCACCACCCACCGCAATACAGAGGATGCCAAGACCAGCCAGTCCTAAGATTACTGCTCCCGAATGGGTGAGACCGTACGCGAGACCGACGGTTACGCCACCTATCATGCCAGTATCCCTCGCCAGGGGTTTCAATAATCGTGTCAAATCCGTATCTAGTAAGTGCAGACAATCAACTGGAGGTTATCAACTTTTGGTACCCGATGATTGATTCGTAGACGTAGTTACCGGAAGCTCTGTGTCCGAGAATACTCCAGAGTCGGACGGAATCGGCCCGAACTCGCCCTCGAGCACCATCGAAAGACGAGATCGCCGGCGGTTCTTGTCGGGGTGCAGGTCCCGGATGCCGTGACTCCGAAATAGCACGAGAACTGCGGCGACACGACGATCTGGCTCGGCCGGAACGACGTCGAACGGCTGCCCGAGGTTGTCGACGGTACCCAGCAGCGGATCGCGCTCGCACTCGGCGCGCGGTGCGGACTCCGCTCACACGAAGCCCACGACGGTGCGCCGGAGGACATCGGCGATACTGACTCTGGGACGGTGCGCCGCGTCTGGCGCGGGAAGGGCGACAAGGTCCGAGAGACAGTTTCGATTCAGAAGCGAGCTCGGGTCAGCGGCGAAAATGGCCGTCTCTCCTCGGACAGTGTCAGTCGAGATCTATTGGCGCTGAGAACGTCGACGGATCGAACCGATCGAAATTCGGTTCCGTCGCTCGGGTCGGGTCACGCGGTCGTTTTATGCTGGTCCGAGGCCGAGGCACGATCTTTGACAGCCACGTCGCCCGTCCGATCGACGACCACCGTATAGCCGTTGTAGACGAACGTGACCGTAGACGGCCCCTTCTCGGGAGCACTCGACCGATAGAGCGAGTCGAGTGCGTCCGTATCGATAGCGGAGTGGATCGGTGGCTGGAGCTCCGTCGGTGGGACGTCTTCGCGTTCGGCGATCTCAGCGACAATTTCGAGGCTGATTGGTTGCGCGTTTTTCACGTCCACCGCTGCCAGATTCTCATATATAAAACCAGAGCTTCGTCTACTGACGCG from Natrinema salaciae carries:
- a CDS encoding HalOD1 output domain-containing protein yields the protein MKNAQPISLEIVAEIAEREDVPPTELQPPIHSAIDTDALDSLYRSSAPEKGPSTVTFVYNGYTVVVDRTGDVAVKDRASASDQHKTTA
- a CDS encoding DUF7692 domain-containing protein, giving the protein MSHNETPGSVRIRTDDGNEWRFNAIQKASRFYDCNRSNAIAFACNDVDALVSAARRVLERDDLTCEQRQEIAETLSTRAVSFDLESSVSVTTKGEM
- a CDS encoding S8 family serine peptidase; translation: MNASVAIIDSVYNLPEEFEEHIDSDRTEDFVGRPGLDDTTGHGTTVSNILYAFSRNVEFNFYRAVRETGTVLQRDLLKAIGRAHQTHDTDIINLSLGYDHSHDGVSCDMPNEPCKVREAAKRAIDDGITVVAAAGNADESDEAENDEGVCCPALLNEVISVGGMFPVCTATAEEEHTSTTVGPNTRMLPPFAGWIHTGDPSEVISPLCTGLGCSPTENCGGNLAITEWGGNVDHEPSEIDVLAPGTFPLRNLDGEPDITEGTSFAVPVVTAVVAEITAFLKAHDEAVLPTQIQAALANTAEEVQHGDGLYLQGASALKRISSRKDLRGNFTRRPDDLGFDHT